The sequence CAGTAAAAGCAATGCCTGATATTTTCGAGTCAATCATTTTTTGTACTACGACGGCTACACTTACATTCGATTGATCAATCTTATTATGTTTTTGATAAAAAAGAGCACGTGGAGAAAAAAGCGATCCCCAGCATTTTTTTACAAGATCAGGAACATGCTCTGCCGAGATATTTAAAAAGCTATCCAGTTGTCCGGCAAAACTATTATAAGTCCCATTTTCAGCAGTTGCGGATGAACGAACCGCATAAAAGTTAGAAGGAAACAATTGTAATTTTTCCAAAAGTTCTTTTTGGTATTTTTCTGTGAAAATCTGCTCTTCAATTAAATTACGAATTTTTTGAGAAGTAATATCAAAATCATCCTCATTTTTTATTAAAGATTGTAAAACTTGGATTAGCTTATTTTCTGATAAAAAATTATTAAATACTTTGGTTGTTATTACAATGCCCGGCGGAACAGGAATGCCGGCATTTGTTAATTCTCCTAAAGACGCTCCCTTTCCTCCGGCAATATCCGTATCCACAATATTAAGCTCTTCAAACGAAGCAATGGCAATATTTTTTTGTTTTTTCTTTTTTTGTGCTTTTTTTTCTTCATAAAGCACGACTTCTCCCTTATCAGCATTTACAATCACCGTATCATTATCTCGAAAAATTTTTGTAGCGTTTTTTCGTGCCGATGACACAAGGCTTTTGCATTTCTCGGCTAACAATAGCGGCATGGCATAAAATACCGCCCTCTTCTGTAACAAATGCCCCGGCTTTTTCTAATCCCGCCACTAAATCCGCATTAGTCATCTTGGCTACTAAAATATCACCCTTATTCATTTTTTTGAGATCATTGGCGGTTAATACTATTTTAACCGTTCCGGTAGCCCGGCCTCCAAAGGCGGTCTGTCCCGCAACTTTTTTTATATGTTGATCGAGACCATCATCTTTTTTGGCAAAGAATTGTTTAATTTCTTCATGCAAACTTCCTGTCAAAATAAGATTTTCTTTCGGGCTTCCAAAATTTGTAAATCCTTTTTTCCGTTCTTCGATGACATGGCTTAAATCTTGCTCATGGCCTTGAAGGGCGCCGATAATTTCGTTTGATAAAAGCCAGACAATATCAGTATAGTCAGAAAATCCAACTCTGTTTGCAACTTCTTGAAATAGATTATGAACTAGATAATAAGCAAAATTCATCATTTCAAAACAATGAGCTCGCATAAAAATAAAATCTTGAGTTATTTTGGCTTTTCGAAGTAAAGTCGGTTCTTTTTCATAAATTTTTTGAATAGTTTGCCATTCGTGGTTATTTATATGAGCGTTTTTGTTTTTTTGTTTTAAAATATCAGCAAAATTATCTTCGTACATTTCTCGCAAACGATTAATATAATCCGATTTTAAAAACGGAGTGCCTAAAAAACTATACACCTTCATCCAAGCATATTTTTGCGTGTGATTTTCTAAAAGTTTAGCAATTTCGGTATTATTCAAAGCTTTTTGAAAATTTTTACGAGAAATTTTTTGCATTTTTTCTCCAATTTTATAAAGCTCCTTAGGTCCTTTTGTTAAATTTGTTTCGTCTAAACAGCGAGTCAATACCGCTAAATGTTTATCAAAATTTTCTTTAGGGAAATTATATTTGGTAAATACCTTTTTTAATTCGTCACTGACAAGCGTTTCCAACACATCCCCTAAATAATCGAATGTCATTAAATAGGGCATTAACTCTATAAATTTATCAGAAAAAAAGGTGAAAATTTTTATAAGCTCTTGGTTTGTGATGTTTGCAACGTTCGTTTTTTTTATCTGATTAGATTGCTCTAAAAGCTTACTTACCACATTTGTGCAAAGATCAATGTGGCTTTTCAAAAAAGATAAATTTCTGGATGTTTCTTTTTGTAAAAAAGCAATTATCTGTTTTCGTTCCTTTTCTTCGATATACGAATCGCGACCGTTTACGGTTAAAATCGTAGGATTTTTTAAATTGGTTGAAGCGTTAAAAGTATCAAAAAGGTGCTTGCATACCCCTTCATTCTGCCAAGAGATAAAGAGAGGACAAATTCGCCATTTCCCCTCTAAATGCCATTTTTGCGATGTAATAGTTTTTGTTTCCATTCTTATTACTCGTTGTCTAATGCAGTTTTTTAATATCGTGTTGTATTTTTATTTCAATGTAATTTTGCTTCACCGATAAAAACTGTTCCAACCAAAAGGAGGAAATCATGATTCCAAAAACAATGAAAATATTTTTGGAAGATGCCCTACCTGAACGTGTACGGGAAAAACGACTGATACAGGACCGTTCCTTTTGCTTTCTGGAGTTCGGCCCTCTGGATGTGGACAGTCTCCAGCGGCTGGGCATCCGGGTGGACCGCCTGGGGCCCAGGTTGGTCTCCTGCTTCTGGGACAGGGAAAGCCCCCTTGAAATCGGCGGTTACCTGGTGGTGGACAACCTGGCCATGGGGGCGCCCTCCATGGGGGGCACCCGGATGCTGCCGGATATCACCCCGGATATCATCCATAACCTGGCCCGGGGCATGACCCTGAAAAATGCCGCCGCCGATTTGCCTTTTGGGGGTGGTAAATCCGGGATTGTCTGTTCCGGTGCCATGGATAAAAAAGAGCGAAAAGAGATCGTTAAGGGGTTCGGCCGGCTGCTCAAACGGTATAAGGATATTTTCATCCCGGGGCCGGATGTGGGGACCAATGACCAGGACATGAAAATTTTTGCCATCGAAAACGGCATCAATAACGTGGTTTCCAAACCGGCGGACATGGGGGGCAACCGGATTGACGAACTGGGCGGAGCCGCCAAAGGGGTGGTTGCGGCCTTCAATGCCCTGGTGGAGAACCTTCCTCGCCTCAGGGAACTGCCCCAGTTTAAAACCATGGAGATTCCCCCTGCCGGGGAACTGGATGTGCTTATCCAGGGATTCGGGGCCGTAGGGGCAAATACGGCAAGGCTCTTCCATGAGAACACCCAGAATTACGGGCCCAGGATAAAGGGCATCAGCGACGCCACAGGTTATCTGCTTAATCCGGACGGCCTGCCCTGGCCTGAATTGTTCAGTATGTGGAAAACGTTAGGGAACGTTACCGGGGCATATTACCACGACCGGATCATGCACGGTCCGGACCAGGGGGGCTCTAAAACCGTCTTTTCCAACAATCCGGACAACCTGCTCACCGAGTCGGCCTTCTGCCTGATTCCAGCCTCCCCCATGTTCAATTACCTGGACGTTTCCCCGAGTACATCCCCCGCCATGACCTGCGACCGGATGGGAAAATGGCAAATGATTGTGGAAGGGGCCAATACCTATTCCCCGGATCCGGCCCGTAAAGCCCAGCGTCGACGGATGGAACGCCATGTTTTTCGAGACAGGGGCATCCTCATTGCTACGGATTACCTGGTCAATGCAGGCGGGGTCATCTATGCGGCCCATGAACGGATCATCCCCACCCCCCGCCACCTTTATATTCCAAAGGAGCTTTTGGGTGATTCCGACGGAATCCAGGACTGGCTGGACAAGCACCGGAGTGAATTCCAACACCTGGCGGAACAGCGACAGAAGGCCGCCCTGGAAAAGCTGGAAACCGTTATTCCCGCTAATATGAAAGAACTTATCCAGGGGCTGTGCCGGGACGGGGACAGTCTGCCCTGTGAAGTAGCGGAAAATATATCGGTACGGCGGATTGCATTAAAAGAAAAATCCAGAACCGCCAGGGATATTATGGTTCCTGCACCTGTTATTGGCCTGGACAGGCAGATAACAGATGCCGCTGAACTTCTGATGGAGAGCCATGTATCCATTGTCACGGTGGTCTCGGAAAAGGGGCGGCCCATCGGCATCGTAACCAATTGGGACATCACCCGGGCTGCAGCCCTGAAACTGCCCATGGACGCTCCTTTGACAAAAATCATGACCACGGATTTGGTTTCAACCGGGCCGGACACCAGCATCCTTAATTGCATCCGGATGCTGGAAAACCATGAATTTTCCGCCATGCCCGTGGTGGATGAGAACCGGGTACTGGGCATTGTTTCAGGGGATATACTGGCCAGGAAAACCCTGTTCCGCCTGCTCCAGACAGAAAATTGAATCCCGGTGATGACGCGCCCGGGCAGACTCAGAGCCTGTTTAAAATAGATGAATCGGCTGCAATCATATGAGAATGGCCCCAATTCCCTAATTTTTAAACAGGCTCTCAACCCATTTTTTTCTGGCCGTAGCTCTTGAATTTTGCAAGCACCGTTTCCATCTCTTCTTCCGGCAAAATCACCGGCTTGCCAATGCTCTTGGTCTGGTAATAAATCCGGGCCACAAATTCGATCTCTTCGGCAGCGGCAAAGGCCGCATCCATGGTCGCTCCCACGGCGAGCAGCCCGTGGTTGGCCAGGAGAATCGCATTGTACGCCCCAATGGTGTCTGCCACCTTTTGGGCCAGTTCAGGGGTCCCAAACGTGGCATAGGGGGCGATGGGCACTTTTTTTCCTGCAAACCCCACAAGATAATGAACTGCGGGGATCTCCCATCCCAGGCATGCTATGGTGGTGGCATAAGGTGAATGGGTATGGACCACGGCCCGGACATCACTGCGCTGATTGTATAGGGAAAGATGGAACCCCAATTCGCTTGAGGGCTTGCAGTCACCGTCTATAATGTTTCCGTCCAGGTCGGTGAGGACCACATCATCCGGCTGTAAGGCCCCGTATTCAATCCCGCTGGGACTGATAGCCACCCGGCCGGACTCCCTGTCAAGCATACTCAGATTACCGCCGGTCCCCGTGGTCAGACCGGATTCAACCATTTTAAGGCCGAAACGGACAATCGCCTTTCTTTCTTTTTTTCCAACGTCATACAGAACTCCATATATCCTCAGAATACTGCATGTAAGCGGTCAAATTGATTTTCCGCCACTTGAAAAAATTATTTATTCCTACAACGCTGCAAATCGGGTGATCCCCGCGTCTTTTGCCTCTTCGACAGCTTTGGTGAACTCAGTTTCAGAGACAGGTCTTGCTAATTCTTCCACAAGGTGCGCCTTCCCACAAGGTCGATATTGATCCATGATGTTAACATAGGTGTTTTTTGAGACATGGTTGGCAATAAATGACATCACCTCCCCGGTTCCGGCGATCCCGGAAGGCATGACCAAGTGTCTGAGCAGCAACCCCCGTGTGGCAATACCGTTTTCATCAATCTGCAGATCACCCACCTGTCGATGCATTTCGACAATGGCTTTTGCGGCTACGTCGGGATAATCCGGAGCATTGCAGGTCTGTTCGGCAACAGCCGGGTCCCAAAATTTAAAATCCGGCATGTAAATATCGATCACCCCCTCCAGCAGTTCCAATGTCTCCACCTTGTCGTATCCGCTGGAGTTGTATACCAAGGGTATTTTTAATCCCCCGTCAATGGCCATATCAAGGGCAGACAGAATTTGAGGCACCACATGGGTAGGGGTCACGAAATTAATGTTATGGCAACCGTTATTTTGTAGAATCAACATCATGCCGGCCAACTGTCCGAGCCCACATTCCTCTCCGGCCCCTTCGTGACTGACATCGTAATTCTGGCAAAAATTACATTTCAGGTTGCAGTGGGTAAAAAAAATGGTGCCGGAGCCAAACGCCCCTACCAATGGGGGTTCTTCTCCAAAATGGGCGTTAAAACTTGACACGACTGCTTCTTCCCCGGTAGAGCAGTAACCTAACTCCCCGGAAAGACGGTCGACCTTACACGCTCTAGGACAAAGCTCACAGGATTTTAACAGCTGTCGCGCTTTACTGATTTTATCCCGGAGGAGCCCTTTCTTTTTGGTTTCAATATAGGCTGGTTGAAAGGTTGTCATTTGCAGACTCCTTTATTTTCTATTATCAACAGATTAAACTAAAAATCAGAATCACTATTTCCATGTTGAAGACCATCCTAACCTCACGAGCAAAATAATGCAATTTGACAGACTCTTAATGGCATATTTCAAGTTCTTGATCATTTTTTTATTTTCTGATATAAGTTCCTTATAAAAAAGAACTTCCTATCTATTTAGAAAAATGACAAAGATTGGTTAAAAAGGGCTTGATTCTATTGTCAGCCATTTTTCGTAGGGGCAATCCCTCTGTGGTTGCCCTCGTTAGGGCAGGCACGGTGGCCTGCCCCTACAGCGGCCGACGTTAGAACCAATACCGTTAAAAACAAGCAGACAGTAAGAATATTACCTTGGTAGTTCTCCCGGACCAGGCGGGGAAAACAATACCGGAAACTCCTTACGAGTTCATCAAGTCCAAAATTAGAATTGCCGGATTCAAAAGTACTTGTGTTAATTCATTGCGATATCAAGCTTTTCGAGTCCCTTATAACCGCGAACGGCTTACGGTACGTTCCCAAATAACAAAAGGAGTCCATTATGTTAAAAAGGAAAATGGTACAATGGTTAATGTTGTGTTCTGTATTTTGTTTTTTATTGCCGGTCAATTATGCTGCCGGTGAACTGCCAAGCGCGACGACCTGGAATTTCGAGACGGGCAATCTTCAGGGATGGATAAAGGTAGGAAACGCTTTTAACGCTCAACCCACCTACGGCGATAATCCAACAGCCCGGCACAGAGGCCAACCTTCGAATCACGAAGGGCGATATTGGATTGGCAGTTATGAAAAATATCAGGGGCTTCCCGGACAGAAGCCGGGAGATATACAAGGCGATGGGCCTACCGGGATAATTCGTTCGCCAAAATTTACGATTCCATCCGGCACGCTGAGTTTTTTGGTGGGAGGCGGAAGCAGCTTCAAGACGAGAGTCGAGTTGATTGTATCGGGACAGCGCGTTCTCCACGTCTCTGGTAAAAACACCGAAACCATGCATCGAGTCAAATGGAATCTGACGCCTTTTGCCGGAAAACCCGGCTATATTGCTATCGTGGATGAGGCGTCAGGCGGGTGGGGCCATATAAATGTCGATGATTTCAAATTCTTCAGATCAACCCCCGGTCCTGCTCACGGTTCGGCGCAGTTAACCGGCAGATGGTCCTGCAACGATGGAGGGACTTATTTCATCAGACAGATTGGTGCCGAGGTGTGGTGGTACGGGGCGAGTCGAGATGATGGTGCAACATGGACGAATGTTTTTCATGGTCATCTGAGTGGAAATCAGGTTCGCGGGCGCTGGGCGGATGTCCCCCAGGGAAGAATACGGAACTATGGCGAGATGGCCTTCGAAATAATCGGTGCGAATAAATTTAGAGCGATTCGAAAAACAGGCGGGTTTGGCGGAAGTGAGTGGAACCGTAGGTGAAATAAATCGCACCGGATTTGTGTTACTTCAATGGCCCTGAAAAATGGCCGGCAGCTGAACCGCGGATGCTGATATTCTGCCGGCCGTATACAGACGCGTTGTCGATACGAACATTGATCCGGCCTGTTGTTCAACCGGCACATCCTTGATCGAGGATGAATTCTTTTGGGGGTATCAGGCAGACTATTTCCCGGCAGCGATTTGTGCCAGTTCAACAAACAGTGCCCGGGCATTTGCCAGATCTTTTTCATCCGGGTGTTTGGCTGCCTCTTCGAGCCTGGCTTTGCGTTCCGGGGTCATCCTGTGATGGGGATCGTCTTTCATCTTTGTTTCCATCATTTTAATCAGGGCCGGGTCCACCTTGCCCTGGCATAAAAATTCCCCCAGGATTTCATTGCCCTGGACAAGCGCCTTTGCTTTTTTCATACATTGCTTGGCATGATCCGAATCGGGATAGGCGCCCAGGGTACCGAACAGCCCTATTTTTTTATTTTTCACGGTTTCCATGTATTTGGCGGAACCGGCATTGGCAGTTCCCTTATCCACCCAGAAGCCCAGGGCCAGGAAATCATACCCTGACGGGTCCGGAGCCTCTTTGGCGGAAAAGATATCTTTTGGTTCGGGCAGGGCATCATATATTGCCCGGGCAACCTTTTGGGTGTTGCCGGTTCTGCTGGAGTAAACAACCAGGGATTTCACAATTTTTTCTCCTTACGAAGCGGTGTTTATTTTTTTATAATAGTCAATCATGCCCTGGGCCAGGTTGGTCTGCCAGAACTGTCCGGCCAGGGTTAAGGTGATCCAGCCCTGCGCCTGTGTGATGAGTCCGGCACGTTCCCACTGGGCCGTCAAGGGGGCAAAAATAGTTTCAAGGTCCAGTCCCAGGGTGTTTCCGGCACCCCGCAGGTCCATATACCCCAATTCCAGACTGCCTGAAATCAGGCGGATTACGTTGGCATGGGCCGGTGGGGTCATGATGCGTGTCACGGGCTTGGTTTTTCCTGCTGTTTCCAGGTAGGTATCAAGATTTCCGTCCAGAAAAACCATGTGTCCGCTCACACTGCCGCCTGCCCCGGAACCATAGGCCAGACAGTCTGCCTTTTCCTTCATGGCCAGGTTATAGAGATTTCGCTCCCTGAATTTTCGACCCCAGTGGCTGATGGACAGCCTTC comes from uncultured Desulfobacter sp. and encodes:
- a CDS encoding PEP/pyruvate-binding domain-containing protein yields the protein MSSARKNATKIFRDNDTVIVNADKGEVVLYEEKKAQKKKKQKNIAIASFEELNIVDTDIAGGKGASLGELTNAGIPVPPGIVITTKVFNNFLSENKLIQVLQSLIKNEDDFDITSQKIRNLIEEQIFTEKYQKELLEKLQLFPSNFYAVRSSATAENGTYNSFAGQLDSFLNISAEHVPDLVKKCWGSLFSPRALFYQKHNKIDQSNVSVAVVVQKMIDSKISGIAFTANPINKNHSEIVIEAGFGLGEAIVSGQITPDDYIISKENLQIIHKNIQKQNEKIVRNGKKTEIKKVEKNMQGKQKLTNKQIIELAQICLKVEDIYQKPMDIEWAFDGTQFFITQARPITTL
- a CDS encoding PEP-utilizing enzyme, coding for METKTITSQKWHLEGKWRICPLFISWQNEGVCKHLFDTFNASTNLKNPTILTVNGRDSYIEEKERKQIIAFLQKETSRNLSFLKSHIDLCTNVVSKLLEQSNQIKKTNVANITNQELIKIFTFFSDKFIELMPYLMTFDYLGDVLETLVSDELKKVFTKYNFPKENFDKHLAVLTRCLDETNLTKGPKELYKIGEKMQKISRKNFQKALNNTEIAKLLENHTQKYAWMKVYSFLGTPFLKSDYINRLREMYEDNFADILKQKNKNAHINNHEWQTIQKIYEKEPTLLRKAKITQDFIFMRAHCFEMMNFAYYLVHNLFQEVANRVGFSDYTDIVWLLSNEIIGALQGHEQDLSHVIEERKKGFTNFGSPKENLILTGSLHEEIKQFFAKKDDGLDQHIKKVAGQTAFGGRATGTVKIVLTANDLKKMNKGDILVAKMTNADLVAGLEKAGAFVTEEGGILCHAAIVSREMQKPCVIGTKKRYKNFSR
- a CDS encoding Glu/Leu/Phe/Val dehydrogenase dimerization domain-containing protein; protein product: MIPKTMKIFLEDALPERVREKRLIQDRSFCFLEFGPLDVDSLQRLGIRVDRLGPRLVSCFWDRESPLEIGGYLVVDNLAMGAPSMGGTRMLPDITPDIIHNLARGMTLKNAAADLPFGGGKSGIVCSGAMDKKERKEIVKGFGRLLKRYKDIFIPGPDVGTNDQDMKIFAIENGINNVVSKPADMGGNRIDELGGAAKGVVAAFNALVENLPRLRELPQFKTMEIPPAGELDVLIQGFGAVGANTARLFHENTQNYGPRIKGISDATGYLLNPDGLPWPELFSMWKTLGNVTGAYYHDRIMHGPDQGGSKTVFSNNPDNLLTESAFCLIPASPMFNYLDVSPSTSPAMTCDRMGKWQMIVEGANTYSPDPARKAQRRRMERHVFRDRGILIATDYLVNAGGVIYAAHERIIPTPRHLYIPKELLGDSDGIQDWLDKHRSEFQHLAEQRQKAALEKLETVIPANMKELIQGLCRDGDSLPCEVAENISVRRIALKEKSRTARDIMVPAPVIGLDRQITDAAELLMESHVSIVTVVSEKGRPIGIVTNWDITRAAALKLPMDAPLTKIMTTDLVSTGPDTSILNCIRMLENHEFSAMPVVDENRVLGIVSGDILARKTLFRLLQTEN
- a CDS encoding L-fuculose-phosphate aldolase, translating into MLRIYGVLYDVGKKERKAIVRFGLKMVESGLTTGTGGNLSMLDRESGRVAISPSGIEYGALQPDDVVLTDLDGNIIDGDCKPSSELGFHLSLYNQRSDVRAVVHTHSPYATTIACLGWEIPAVHYLVGFAGKKVPIAPYATFGTPELAQKVADTIGAYNAILLANHGLLAVGATMDAAFAAAEEIEFVARIYYQTKSIGKPVILPEEEMETVLAKFKSYGQKKMG
- a CDS encoding radical SAM protein, with amino-acid sequence MTTFQPAYIETKKKGLLRDKISKARQLLKSCELCPRACKVDRLSGELGYCSTGEEAVVSSFNAHFGEEPPLVGAFGSGTIFFTHCNLKCNFCQNYDVSHEGAGEECGLGQLAGMMLILQNNGCHNINFVTPTHVVPQILSALDMAIDGGLKIPLVYNSSGYDKVETLELLEGVIDIYMPDFKFWDPAVAEQTCNAPDYPDVAAKAIVEMHRQVGDLQIDENGIATRGLLLRHLVMPSGIAGTGEVMSFIANHVSKNTYVNIMDQYRPCGKAHLVEELARPVSETEFTKAVEEAKDAGITRFAAL
- a CDS encoding flavodoxin family protein produces the protein MKSLVVYSSRTGNTQKVARAIYDALPEPKDIFSAKEAPDPSGYDFLALGFWVDKGTANAGSAKYMETVKNKKIGLFGTLGAYPDSDHAKQCMKKAKALVQGNEILGEFLCQGKVDPALIKMMETKMKDDPHHRMTPERKARLEEAAKHPDEKDLANARALFVELAQIAAGK